In a single window of the Octopus sinensis linkage group LG1, ASM634580v1, whole genome shotgun sequence genome:
- the LOC115231596 gene encoding regulator of G-protein signaling 1-like, whose amino-acid sequence MANPKSWGQSFEFLIRSEDGVKLFKQYLKSQFCDENLDFWLAVENFRDNVDDDELAKQAGIIVKTYVSKKATRAVNLKAPNRERTVKAVEANAHRNVFDDAQKEIYDFMQRDPYVRFLKSEQYANACA is encoded by the exons ATGGCCAATCCAAAATCATGGGGTCAGTCATTTGAGTTTCTCATCAGAAGTGAAG ATGGTGTGAAACTGTTTAAGCAATATCTGAAAAGCCAATTCTGTGATGAGAACCTGGACTTTTGGCTTGCTGTAGAGAACTTTCGAgataatgtagatgatgatgaactcGCAAAGCAAGCTGGTATCATTGTGAAAACCTATGTTTCTAAAAAGGCCACCCGTGCT GTAAATCTCAAGGCCCCAAACAGAGAGAGAACCGTAAAAGCTGTTGAAGCAAATGCTCATAGAAATGTCTTTGATGATGCCCAAAAGGAAATCTATGACTTCATGCAACGGGATCCCTACGTTCGATTTTTGAAATCTGAACAATATGCCAACGCATGTGCATAA